One Rickettsia prowazekii str. Breinl genomic region harbors:
- the murJ gene encoding murein biosynthesis integral membrane protein MurJ, whose amino-acid sequence MTLFRSGIILAFLTFIARIFGLVREQFIASLFGSTPMGDSMNIAFKLPNLFRRIFAEGALSSVFIPIYNEKMLISKKAANNFSGKVFTLLSLTLIVIIALMQIFMPQLILCIAPGFYAKKEKFELTVFLCRITIPYLIFVSLTALLGGILNSVKKFAAFAFSPIILSVCVIIFTLIFGNYIESTISISVSLIIAGILQVVFMFICVKKADLHFPIIFHTNDPDVKKLLINMGPATISSGVQQLNLFISQSISSFIEGAISILAYADRIYQFPLSIIGTSFSTILLPEMSKVYKSNDIVSAQKIQNNAIRIGLLLSLPATFGIIILSHPITNIIYERGVFTPQDTTNTAEAISAFALGLPAFILAKILTPIFYANGDTKTPLKITLFSIIINTNMNLLLMDSLKHIGIAVGTSIAAWYNLGLLYSYSTKQHKLHIEAGIKLFCAKILLCCTLMSIIIALIKHYYLEYLYSEYLLIKVSMLGSTIIIGVAIFFGTAYLLKVVNYDNSTK is encoded by the coding sequence GTGACATTATTTCGCTCAGGGATCATATTAGCTTTTTTGACATTCATTGCTCGCATATTTGGCTTAGTGCGTGAGCAATTTATCGCATCATTATTTGGTTCAACACCTATGGGCGATAGTATGAATATTGCTTTTAAACTACCGAATCTATTTAGAAGGATTTTTGCAGAAGGGGCATTATCAAGTGTATTCATTCCTATTTATAATGAAAAAATGCTTATTTCTAAGAAAGCTGCAAATAATTTTTCAGGAAAAGTGTTTACGCTGCTATCTCTAACATTAATAGTAATAATAGCACTAATGCAAATCTTTATGCCACAATTAATACTATGTATTGCTCCTGGATTTTACGCTAAAAAAGAAAAGTTTGAATTGACGGTATTTTTATGCCGTATTACAATACCTTATTTAATATTTGTTTCATTAACGGCACTACTTGGCGGTATATTAAACTCTGTAAAAAAATTCGCTGCATTTGCGTTTTCACCAATTATTTTAAGTGTATGCGTAATAATTTTTACTTTAATATTTGGGAATTATATAGAGTCTACTATCTCAATTAGCGTATCTTTAATAATTGCTGGAATATTACAAGTTGTTTTTATGTTTATTTGTGTTAAAAAAGCTGATTTGCACTTTCCAATAATTTTTCATACAAACGATCCTGATGTAAAAAAGCTTTTAATTAATATGGGACCGGCAACTATAAGCTCTGGTGTACAACAATTAAATCTTTTTATTTCACAATCTATTTCTAGCTTTATTGAAGGTGCTATTTCTATATTAGCTTATGCTGATCGTATATATCAATTTCCTTTATCAATAATAGGCACAAGTTTCTCTACTATATTGCTACCTGAGATGTCAAAAGTATATAAATCAAACGATATAGTATCTGCACAAAAAATACAGAATAATGCTATTAGAATTGGACTATTGTTATCATTGCCCGCAACATTTGGTATTATAATACTCTCGCATCCAATTACTAATATAATTTATGAAAGAGGAGTATTCACGCCTCAAGATACTACAAACACAGCCGAAGCTATTTCTGCATTTGCACTTGGTCTTCCTGCGTTTATTTTAGCAAAAATTTTAACTCCTATTTTTTATGCTAATGGTGATACTAAAACCCCTCTCAAAATAACATTATTTTCAATTATAATTAATACTAATATGAATCTATTATTAATGGATTCTTTAAAACATATAGGTATTGCAGTTGGAACATCGATTGCAGCTTGGTATAATTTAGGTTTATTATATAGCTATAGTACAAAACAACATAAACTCCATATAGAAGCTGGTATAAAGCTTTTCTGTGCTAAGATTTTATTATGCTGTACATTAATGTCTATTATAATTGCCTTAATAAAACATTATTATTTAGAATATCTGTACTCGGAATATTTACTTATTAAAGTTTCTATGCTAGGTAGTACAATTATAATTGGAGTGGCAATATTTTTTGGAACAGCATATTTATTAAAAGTGGTTAATTATGATAATAGCACAAAATAA
- the ppa gene encoding inorganic diphosphatase codes for MFIKKIKAKANNNEINVIIEIPMNSGPIKYEFDKESGALFVDRFMQTTMSYPCNYGFIPDTLSNDGDPVDVLVVAHHPVVPGSVIKCRAIGVLMMEDESGLDEKIIAVPTSKLDITFDHIKELDDLCEMLKKRIVHFFEHYKDLEKGKWVKVTGWGDKVKAETLIKEGIDRN; via the coding sequence ATGTTTATAAAGAAAATTAAAGCAAAAGCAAACAATAATGAAATAAATGTAATTATCGAAATTCCAATGAATAGCGGACCAATCAAATACGAATTTGACAAAGAATCAGGTGCACTTTTTGTTGATCGTTTTATGCAAACTACCATGAGTTATCCTTGTAATTATGGTTTTATTCCTGATACTCTTTCAAATGATGGTGATCCGGTAGATGTACTTGTTGTAGCACATCATCCCGTCGTACCTGGGTCAGTGATCAAATGCAGAGCAATAGGTGTATTAATGATGGAAGACGAATCAGGACTCGATGAGAAGATTATCGCAGTACCAACATCTAAACTCGATATTACTTTCGATCATATTAAAGAACTAGATGATTTATGTGAAATGCTAAAAAAACGTATTGTGCATTTCTTTGAGCATTATAAAGATTTAGAAAAAGGTAAATGGGTTAAAGTTACTGGATGGGGAGATAAAGTAAAAGCAGAAACTTTAATAAAGGAAGGAATAGACAGAAATTAG
- the ccmE gene encoding cytochrome c maturation protein CcmE: MQKIVRNRLIKIIICFCSACLGISIILYNLEKNIIFFFPPSKINEAEQGKELRVGGLVKRDSINKISANKISFVITDNIKDLEILYQGVLPALFREGQGIIAIGQLSDSKFIARQLLAKHDENYRPPS, encoded by the coding sequence ATGCAAAAGATAGTCAGGAATAGATTAATAAAAATAATTATTTGTTTCTGTTCAGCTTGTTTAGGCATTAGTATAATACTTTATAATTTAGAAAAAAATATAATATTTTTTTTTCCGCCGTCAAAAATTAATGAGGCAGAACAAGGCAAAGAGTTAAGAGTCGGTGGACTTGTTAAAAGAGATTCAATAAATAAAATTTCTGCTAATAAGATAAGTTTTGTTATTACCGATAATATTAAAGATTTAGAGATATTATATCAAGGAGTGCTCCCTGCACTATTTCGTGAAGGACAAGGCATTATTGCGATAGGACAATTATCTGATAGCAAATTTATAGCAAGACAATTACTTGCAAAACATGATGAGAATTATAGACCACCGAGTTAA
- a CDS encoding SCO family protein: MKMQSNITKIIIIMSLLIGVGALYVLLSLSTPKKPLAGQFNIYEDKIKIGGPFELIDQNGEIFNSDKLRGHLSLIYFGFTSCPDICPTSLNKITNIVEILHQNKIDIIPVFITVDPKRDTPEVLKEYIKNFHPKFISLTGNEHQIKDVTDKFKVFYARVNSDNDDQNYMIDHSSFTYLIDKNGRYMKHFYLDISAKEIMELFKNE; encoded by the coding sequence ATGAAAATGCAATCAAATATTACGAAAATAATCATTATAATGAGCTTGTTAATAGGAGTAGGAGCATTATATGTGTTATTATCTTTAAGCACACCTAAAAAACCACTTGCTGGTCAGTTTAATATCTATGAAGATAAGATAAAAATCGGCGGGCCTTTTGAACTGATAGACCAAAATGGAGAGATATTTAATAGTGATAAGTTGAGAGGTCACTTAAGCCTAATTTATTTTGGATTTACTAGCTGTCCTGATATATGCCCGACATCTCTAAATAAAATAACGAATATTGTAGAAATTTTACATCAAAATAAAATAGATATTATACCTGTTTTTATTACGGTTGATCCAAAACGTGATACACCTGAAGTACTTAAAGAATATATAAAAAATTTTCACCCGAAATTTATAAGTCTTACTGGTAACGAGCACCAGATAAAAGATGTCACTGATAAATTCAAGGTTTTCTATGCTCGTGTCAATAGTGACAATGATGATCAAAACTATATGATTGATCATTCATCTTTTACCTACTTAATTGATAAAAACGGGAGATATATGAAGCATTTCTATTTAGATATCTCAGCTAAGGAAATTATGGAATTGTTCAAAAATGAATAA
- the secD gene encoding protein translocase subunit SecD — MQNLPKWKIVLSIICTVFAIICALPNFIQINSKFLPHDSINLGLDLRGGANLLLDVDFDTYLNDSMENLADTLRKNLRKHKIGYKNLLVRHNNIQLEVRSPEVLKSLKKIINKIDPEIIIGVNKNKIKLRYSESRFNDLLNKVVEQSIEIVRMRVDSTGTKEPTLQRQGNKHILLQVPGSENPSYLKNILGKTAKLTFHLVDENANIEDAIKGHVPLGSMLIKGDSKHHGEYYIVIKKKVLLSGAHLTKASASFDQNSQPIVAFSFNNLGSKIFGEITKNNTGKRLAIVLDNKLLSAPIINGAIIGGNGIITGNFTIESANELALLLRVGSLPTPLKIIEERSIGPNLGADSIESGKKAGLIGFVAVCIFMILSYGVIGLFANIALILALLYILALLSLFQATLTLPGIAGIILTIGMAVDANVLIYERIKEELHKGVSNLYAIRTGFESAFATIIDSNITTLIVAFALYIFGVGAIKGFAVALTIGIISSMFSAIIITKLLIDVWVKYFKPKKLGLL; from the coding sequence GTGCAAAATCTTCCTAAATGGAAAATTGTTCTTTCAATTATATGCACAGTTTTTGCAATTATTTGTGCCTTACCAAATTTTATTCAGATAAACTCGAAGTTTTTACCTCATGATTCAATAAATTTAGGCCTTGACCTAAGGGGAGGAGCAAATTTATTACTAGATGTTGATTTTGATACATATTTGAATGATTCAATGGAAAATCTTGCTGATACTTTACGCAAAAATTTGCGTAAGCATAAAATCGGCTATAAAAATCTGTTAGTGCGACACAATAACATTCAATTAGAAGTAAGATCTCCTGAAGTATTAAAATCGTTAAAGAAAATAATTAATAAAATCGATCCGGAAATTATCATTGGAGTGAATAAAAATAAAATAAAGCTTAGATACAGTGAATCTAGATTCAATGACTTACTTAATAAGGTAGTAGAACAATCTATCGAGATTGTACGTATGCGAGTTGATAGTACAGGCACTAAAGAACCAACACTACAAAGGCAAGGTAATAAACATATATTACTGCAAGTCCCAGGTTCAGAAAATCCATCTTACCTTAAGAATATATTAGGGAAAACTGCAAAGCTCACTTTTCATTTAGTTGATGAAAACGCCAATATTGAAGACGCGATAAAAGGGCATGTACCGTTAGGTTCAATGCTTATTAAGGGAGATAGCAAACATCATGGTGAATATTATATAGTTATAAAGAAAAAAGTTCTGTTAAGTGGAGCACATTTGACGAAAGCTTCAGCTTCTTTTGATCAAAATTCACAACCAATCGTTGCTTTTTCTTTCAACAATTTAGGTAGTAAAATATTTGGTGAAATCACTAAAAATAATACTGGTAAACGCCTTGCTATAGTTTTAGACAATAAATTACTAAGCGCTCCAATTATAAACGGAGCAATTATTGGTGGGAACGGTATAATAACAGGGAATTTTACTATTGAGTCTGCAAATGAACTCGCACTATTATTGCGTGTTGGTTCACTCCCTACTCCACTTAAAATTATTGAAGAGAGAAGTATAGGTCCAAATTTGGGAGCTGATTCTATAGAATCAGGAAAAAAAGCAGGTCTTATAGGGTTTGTAGCAGTTTGTATATTTATGATTTTGTCTTACGGTGTAATTGGTTTATTCGCTAATATAGCGTTAATCCTCGCATTATTATATATTCTAGCTTTACTTTCACTATTCCAAGCTACTTTAACTCTACCTGGAATTGCAGGAATAATACTAACTATAGGTATGGCTGTTGATGCTAACGTATTGATTTACGAAAGAATCAAGGAAGAACTACATAAAGGAGTTTCGAATCTTTATGCTATTAGAACAGGTTTTGAATCTGCATTTGCTACTATCATTGATTCTAATATAACGACTTTAATAGTGGCCTTTGCACTTTATATATTCGGAGTTGGAGCAATCAAAGGTTTTGCTGTAGCATTAACGATTGGGATTATATCTTCAATGTTTTCAGCAATTATCATTACTAAATTGCTAATAGATGTTTGGGTAAAATATTTTAAACCTAAAAAATTAGGTCTGCTGTAA
- the mgtE gene encoding magnesium transporter, with product MPNFNMFKSILPDHHNQFAEIFDQINDLIEDHNYDAAASRLAKLHYADLADFLDNLNNKTYKIIIPLLHDKIKPETLVSLNAYSKPLIIETLGIKKSAELINKLVIEDAIEVVIDLDDDIKDLILSNLTKEKKHQITVGCTYPENTVGRVIERDFINLQAGWTVEESLNFIKNVKNEFYAAIVTDNKLRPIGIISLSTLIKGKKNELIKDLMSKDFKLADTFTDLNELSFIFRQYALTIVPVVNKSGKLVGSVSIDNIIYIIEEQAGKDILSLSGVHTQDTFFNVFYTVKHRFPWLFVNLITACMTSLIINHFNDTIAKLVTLAATMPIVASMGGNAGTQAMTVTVKALANKDIHYNNVNKVILKEIAVSAFNGFVLAIIGAGLSFVMLLDLNLSVIFAIAVILNFLVAGLFGSAIPIILHYFDIDPAAGSGVFLTTITDALGFLTFLSLANIFLV from the coding sequence ATGCCTAATTTCAATATGTTTAAAAGCATCTTACCTGATCATCATAATCAATTTGCTGAGATTTTTGATCAAATTAACGATCTGATTGAAGATCACAATTATGATGCAGCTGCAAGTAGGCTTGCTAAGCTGCATTATGCAGATTTAGCAGATTTTTTAGATAATCTTAATAATAAAACATATAAAATCATTATTCCTTTATTACATGATAAAATTAAGCCTGAAACATTGGTATCTTTAAATGCTTATAGTAAACCTCTAATAATAGAAACTTTAGGCATCAAAAAATCTGCCGAATTAATCAATAAACTAGTTATAGAAGATGCAATTGAAGTAGTAATCGATCTAGACGATGATATAAAAGATCTGATACTAAGTAATCTGACTAAAGAAAAAAAACACCAAATTACAGTAGGTTGTACATACCCTGAAAATACGGTAGGTAGAGTAATTGAACGAGATTTTATTAATCTTCAAGCAGGATGGACTGTTGAGGAATCATTAAATTTTATCAAGAACGTAAAGAATGAATTTTATGCAGCAATCGTTACAGATAATAAATTAAGACCTATTGGTATTATTTCTCTTAGTACACTAATTAAAGGCAAAAAAAATGAATTGATAAAAGATTTGATGAGCAAAGATTTTAAGCTTGCAGATACTTTTACCGACTTAAATGAACTAAGCTTCATTTTTAGACAATATGCTTTAACGATTGTACCTGTAGTAAATAAAAGCGGTAAGTTGGTAGGTAGTGTATCAATCGATAATATAATTTACATTATCGAAGAACAAGCAGGGAAAGATATATTATCATTAAGCGGGGTACACACACAAGATACTTTTTTCAATGTATTTTATACAGTCAAACATCGTTTTCCTTGGCTCTTTGTGAATCTCATTACTGCATGCATGACTTCACTTATTATTAACCATTTTAATGATACTATTGCAAAACTTGTAACACTTGCAGCAACTATGCCTATTGTAGCCTCAATGGGCGGAAATGCAGGAACACAAGCTATGACTGTTACTGTTAAAGCACTTGCTAATAAGGACATTCATTATAATAATGTCAATAAAGTAATATTAAAAGAAATCGCAGTATCAGCTTTTAACGGTTTTGTACTTGCAATTATCGGAGCAGGACTTAGCTTTGTCATGTTACTTGACTTAAATCTTAGCGTTATTTTTGCTATTGCAGTTATTTTAAATTTTTTAGTAGCAGGATTATTTGGCTCTGCTATTCCTATAATACTGCATTATTTTGATATAGACCCAGCTGCAGGCTCAGGTGTATTTTTAACAACTATAACAGATGCGTTAGGGTTCCTAACTTTCTTAAGTCTTGCTAATATTTTTTTAGTGTAA
- a CDS encoding TIGR01459 family HAD-type hydrolase, translating to MNTLKFKNIFDVINDYDVFLFDLWGVIIEGNHTYPGVVQNINKIIAQKKVYFVTNAPRNIFSLHKTIKSWGINALPEMIISSGEIAVQMILESKKRFDITNPIIYHLGHLENDIINLMQCYTTDDINKANISLITIYRDENEKLDLNEFDELFKIIVQRKIINICANPDLGINQHGIYRYCSGYYAEKIKQLGGKVIYSGKPYEEIYHKILKECSNIPKNRMLMIGDTFYTDILAANRLGFDSALVLTGNSREYHFECDNIHEKLDSLMEAAIKQSIIPNFVIDLS from the coding sequence ATGAATACATTAAAGTTTAAAAATATTTTCGATGTAATCAATGATTATGATGTGTTTTTATTTGATCTGTGGGGAGTAATAATTGAAGGAAACCACACCTATCCAGGCGTCGTACAAAATATTAATAAAATTATTGCACAGAAAAAAGTATATTTTGTTACTAATGCCCCACGCAATATTTTTTCACTACATAAAACAATTAAATCTTGGGGAATAAATGCACTGCCAGAAATGATCATTAGCTCAGGTGAAATAGCAGTTCAAATGATACTAGAGAGTAAAAAGCGATTCGATATTACAAATCCGATAATATATCACCTAGGACATTTAGAAAATGATATAATAAACCTAATGCAATGCTATACAACCGATGATATTAATAAAGCTAATATTTCCTTAATAACTATTTATAGAGACGAAAATGAAAAGTTAGATTTAAACGAATTCGATGAATTATTTAAAATCATTGTACAACGCAAAATTATTAATATTTGTGCTAATCCTGATCTTGGAATAAATCAACATGGTATTTATAGATATTGTAGCGGATATTATGCAGAAAAAATAAAGCAGCTTGGTGGAAAAGTAATTTATAGTGGTAAACCATATGAAGAAATATATCACAAGATTTTAAAAGAATGTTCTAATATCCCTAAGAATCGTATGCTAATGATTGGAGATACTTTTTACACTGATATACTTGCAGCAAATCGCCTCGGTTTCGATTCTGCTCTTGTATTAACTGGAAATTCTAGAGAATATCATTTTGAATGCGATAACATTCATGAAAAATTAGATAGTTTAATGGAAGCTGCCATTAAACAATCAATTATACCTAATTTTGTTATTGATTTATCTTGA
- the gyrB gene encoding DNA topoisomerase (ATP-hydrolyzing) subunit B, giving the protein MSVIEEKCNESSYSADSIKVLKGLEAVRKRPGMYIGDVGDGSGLHHMIYEVVDNSIDEALAGYCDLVQVTLNKNGSVTVSDNGRGIPVEIHEEEGISAAEVIMTQLHAGGKFDQQSYKISGGLHGVGVSVVNALSEWLELRIWRNNKEYFIRFNNGITEAPLSIVKENIDKKGTEVTFFPSVGTFTNIEFDFVTIEHRLRELAFLNSGVKILLVDNRFEEVKKVEFYYTGGIEAYVQYIDRAKHAIHPCIVVNTVHVESGISLELALHWNDSYHENILCFTNNIRQRDGGTHLSAFKSAITRVITSYLDTTGLNKKTKHDFSGEDTREGICCVLSVKVPDPKFSSQTKDKLVSSEVRPVVENAVYTKVLEWFEEHPTEAKAIIAKIMEAANAREAARKARELTRRKSALEVSNLPGKLADCHAKDPAISELFIVEGDSAGGTAKQGRDSKIQAILPLRGKILNVERARFDKMLGSDQIGTLITALGISVEREFSLEKLRYHKVIIMTDADVDGSHIRALLLTFFYRHMPELINKGYLYIAQPPLYKVKSGASELYLKNEKALQNYLIKSTINDTYLILDGQEQLVGENLEDLINKVVKFNNLLDHVSKKFNRSITEILAINDLFNKKIFEPESSARLQKALDILNNLEESPDKTNLQVLKHENKIEFFHFSRGLKETKILLKEQLELFEFVEISQFALSIFDIFSKRLKLIVKSKAFDILTPSQLLNTIIECGKKGITIQRFKGLGEMNSDQLWETTLDPTKRTLLQVRVAEVDEAEGIFSTLMGDVVEPRRLFIQANALNVMNLDV; this is encoded by the coding sequence ATGTCGGTAATTGAAGAAAAATGTAATGAATCATCATATAGTGCTGATTCTATAAAGGTATTAAAAGGTCTTGAAGCAGTAAGAAAAAGACCAGGAATGTACATAGGTGATGTTGGAGATGGATCTGGTCTACATCATATGATTTATGAAGTAGTTGACAATTCTATCGATGAAGCGCTTGCTGGTTATTGTGATTTAGTACAAGTAACATTAAATAAAAATGGTTCAGTAACCGTGTCTGATAATGGACGAGGTATACCTGTTGAAATTCATGAAGAAGAAGGGATATCGGCAGCTGAAGTAATTATGACGCAGCTTCATGCGGGTGGTAAGTTTGATCAGCAGTCCTACAAGATTTCAGGCGGTCTGCATGGTGTTGGTGTATCGGTAGTAAATGCACTTTCTGAGTGGCTTGAGCTGCGTATTTGGCGTAATAATAAAGAATATTTTATTAGATTTAATAATGGTATAACTGAAGCTCCACTTTCAATTGTCAAAGAAAATATTGATAAAAAAGGTACAGAAGTTACTTTTTTCCCATCTGTAGGTACATTCACTAATATAGAATTTGATTTTGTGACTATAGAACATCGTCTTCGAGAGCTTGCATTTTTAAATTCAGGCGTTAAGATTTTACTCGTTGATAATCGCTTTGAAGAAGTTAAAAAAGTAGAGTTTTATTATACAGGTGGTATAGAAGCTTATGTACAATATATAGACAGAGCGAAGCATGCTATTCATCCATGTATAGTAGTAAATACTGTGCATGTTGAGTCAGGTATAAGCCTTGAGCTTGCACTTCATTGGAATGATTCTTATCATGAGAATATTCTATGTTTCACTAATAATATTAGGCAGCGTGACGGTGGGACTCATCTTAGTGCTTTCAAATCAGCGATTACACGTGTTATCACTTCTTATCTAGATACTACAGGTCTTAATAAAAAAACTAAACATGATTTTAGTGGTGAAGATACTAGAGAAGGGATTTGCTGTGTATTATCTGTTAAAGTCCCTGATCCTAAATTTTCTTCTCAAACAAAAGATAAGCTAGTAAGTTCTGAAGTACGACCTGTTGTAGAGAATGCCGTTTATACAAAGGTTCTTGAGTGGTTTGAAGAACATCCTACTGAAGCTAAGGCAATTATAGCTAAGATTATGGAAGCTGCCAATGCTCGTGAAGCTGCTAGAAAAGCAAGAGAACTTACTCGAAGAAAATCAGCTTTAGAAGTTTCAAATTTACCAGGTAAACTTGCAGATTGCCATGCCAAAGATCCTGCTATTTCAGAATTGTTTATTGTTGAGGGGGACTCTGCGGGTGGTACTGCAAAGCAGGGAAGGGATAGCAAAATTCAGGCTATACTGCCTTTGCGTGGTAAAATTTTGAATGTTGAACGAGCAAGATTTGATAAAATGCTTGGTTCGGACCAAATTGGTACATTAATTACAGCTCTTGGGATTAGTGTTGAACGAGAATTTTCTTTAGAAAAGCTGAGATACCATAAAGTTATTATTATGACCGATGCTGATGTTGATGGTTCGCATATTAGAGCTTTGTTGCTCACATTTTTTTATCGTCATATGCCAGAGCTTATAAATAAAGGTTATCTATATATAGCACAGCCACCGCTTTATAAGGTAAAAAGTGGTGCATCTGAGCTTTATTTAAAGAATGAAAAAGCTTTGCAAAATTATTTAATAAAATCAACTATTAATGATACATACTTAATTCTAGACGGTCAAGAGCAGTTAGTAGGTGAGAATTTAGAAGATCTAATTAATAAAGTAGTTAAGTTTAACAATTTGCTTGATCATGTTAGTAAAAAATTTAATCGCTCAATTACTGAAATTCTTGCAATTAATGACTTATTTAATAAAAAAATATTTGAACCTGAAAGTAGTGCAAGGCTTCAAAAAGCTTTAGATATTTTAAATAATTTAGAGGAGTCACCAGATAAAACTAATTTGCAAGTGTTAAAACATGAGAATAAAATAGAATTTTTTCATTTTAGTAGAGGTTTAAAAGAAACTAAAATATTGTTAAAAGAGCAGTTAGAATTATTTGAATTTGTAGAAATATCACAGTTTGCTTTATCAATTTTTGATATATTTAGTAAGCGATTAAAGCTTATAGTAAAAAGTAAGGCATTTGATATTTTAACCCCAAGCCAGTTGTTAAATACTATTATAGAATGCGGTAAAAAAGGTATAACTATTCAGCGTTTTAAAGGTCTTGGAGAGATGAATTCCGATCAGCTGTGGGAAACTACTCTTGATCCTACAAAGCGAACGTTGCTTCAAGTAAGAGTTGCTGAAGTAGATGAAGCAGAGGGGATTTTTTCTACTTTAATGGGTGATGTTGTTGAGCCTCGTAGATTATTTATCCAAGCTAATGCTTTAAATGTTATGAATTTAGATGTATGA
- the murA gene encoding UDP-N-acetylglucosamine 1-carboxyvinyltransferase: MQKLIIHGGKPLEGSINISGAKNAVLPIMAASILTNKLHITNVPKLTDVSTMKDLLRNHGACIRIIEHTDEFELIINTTNINKFTADYEIVRKMRASIWVLGPLLTKYGKAKVSLPGGCAIGARQVDLHIAVLKSMGAEIEIEDGYINASSKGRLKGTHFIFDKVSVGATINAILAAVLAKGETVLFNCGREPEIVDLCYCLIKMGADILGVGSSTITIKGKDCLNETSYKVLSDRIEAGTYMFAAAITKGDVKICGIDYNIIENIALKLIETGIKVVQINNGVQVTYKGKLNSVDLETNPYPGFATDLQAQFMSLMSISSGVSMITENIFENRFMHVPELCRMGADIVVRGNKAVVRGVEMLKGAEVMASDLRASVSLILAGLSTNSKTVLHRIYHLDRGFQDLEKKLSNCGANIKRV; encoded by the coding sequence ATGCAAAAATTAATTATTCACGGTGGTAAGCCCCTTGAAGGTAGTATTAATATTAGCGGTGCTAAAAATGCAGTATTACCTATTATGGCTGCGTCTATTCTTACAAATAAACTACATATTACTAATGTTCCAAAATTAACAGATGTTAGTACTATGAAAGATTTGCTCCGAAATCATGGTGCATGTATTAGAATAATAGAACACACGGATGAATTCGAGCTTATAATTAATACCACAAATATAAATAAATTTACTGCAGATTATGAAATAGTACGTAAAATGAGAGCGTCAATTTGGGTTCTTGGTCCTTTGCTTACCAAATATGGTAAAGCAAAAGTATCACTTCCTGGTGGTTGTGCGATTGGAGCCAGACAAGTAGATTTACATATCGCTGTATTAAAATCTATGGGTGCTGAGATTGAAATAGAGGATGGATATATTAATGCTTCAAGTAAAGGACGTTTAAAAGGCACACATTTTATTTTTGATAAAGTTTCTGTTGGGGCTACTATTAATGCAATACTTGCAGCAGTTTTAGCAAAAGGGGAAACTGTGCTTTTTAATTGTGGCCGTGAACCAGAGATAGTAGATCTCTGTTATTGTCTTATAAAAATGGGTGCTGATATTTTAGGGGTTGGAAGTAGTACAATAACGATTAAAGGTAAAGATTGTTTAAATGAAACAAGTTATAAAGTACTTTCCGATCGTATTGAAGCAGGTACTTATATGTTTGCTGCAGCTATTACTAAAGGTGATGTAAAAATTTGTGGGATTGATTACAATATTATAGAAAATATAGCATTAAAACTTATTGAAACTGGTATAAAAGTTGTGCAGATCAATAATGGAGTTCAAGTAACTTATAAAGGAAAATTAAATTCAGTTGATTTAGAAACTAATCCCTATCCTGGTTTTGCTACTGATTTACAAGCTCAATTTATGAGTCTTATGTCGATTAGTAGTGGTGTTTCAATGATTACTGAGAATATTTTTGAAAATCGTTTTATGCATGTGCCTGAGTTATGTAGAATGGGTGCAGATATAGTAGTGCGAGGTAATAAGGCGGTAGTTCGAGGTGTAGAGATGTTAAAAGGAGCAGAAGTTATGGCGAGTGACCTTAGAGCTTCGGTATCGCTAATACTTGCTGGTCTTAGTACTAATAGTAAGACCGTATTACATCGAATATATCATTTAGATCGTGGCTTTCAAGATTTAGAAAAAAAATTAAGTAATTGCGGTGCTAATATAAAAAGGGTATAA